Part of the Lepeophtheirus salmonis unplaced genomic scaffold, UVic_Lsal_1.4 unplaced_contig_3068_pilon, whole genome shotgun sequence genome is shown below.
CCATCGGGAAGAAGTACTCTGTAGGATCCAGAGACAACCTGTCCATCAGATGACTCTTGAGCAGAAAAGTCATTCCCAGATTCTACATCCTCGACGGCATATTGGTAAGAGTAGGGCTCAGGGGATTGAGTAGATGTATAGATGGGACTTTGGTATTGAGGAGCTGCAAGAGCGGATCCAAGAACCAAAAAGAGAACAATTGCCTTTGAAACCATTTTGTTTGTATTCTGTTGAATGAATTGAACTGATGCTAACTAGAGTTTTGTTCGTAATATTTATACTTGTGATTCTTTTGGAAATGAGTTTACGCTTATTAACGCATATATCTTTGATCCATATACACATCGTATGGAAGATTTTAGGTTCTTTTGTCAtcgatattgttattttaatccttttatcCATTGTTTCATCAAATTGGTGGTCAAGTGGAATTCTTATTATTCTTACTTAATGTTTGTATTCTCCTAGTCCTTTGGGTTGCTAATACTGTTACtcaaactatattttctattttttttaaattaacataaacaTTATGACTGATTATTACAGAGATACTGATGagcaaaaataaaggaaaggtTGCTACCCCCGTAATATTAACTGTTATTCCGTATACCACACTAAAACTCATTAGAATTAATGAGTACTTATAaaggagcggggatcaaattgtcgccaaaatatttttctacaaaaagcaacacaaaatatacatttttaactt
Proteins encoded:
- the LOC121131225 gene encoding cuticle protein 19.8-like is translated as MVSKAIVLFLVLGSALAAPQYQSPIYTSTQSPEPYSYQYAVEDVESGNDFSAQESSDGQVVSGSYRVLLPDGRVKDVTYHVEGDSGFVADVKYEETPYHAVGPQDKYV